The window AAAAACCATTGGAACAACAATTGTAAACATTAAATTTAGAAAAATATCCCCAATTGGTGAAAGAATCATAGCCTTTTCTCCTAAAATAACGCCTACAATACTACCTACAATAATTCCCAATAAAAGTAAAATTGAACTTCCATAATTTCCCCAAAATTTTGATCTTTCCATTTTTAACTACCTCCCTCAGTTTATAATTTGTCAACCGCTTTTTTCAATTGTTCTAATGCCTGTTTTAAAACACTTTTTGGACAAGCAACATTTAATCTCATAAATCCATTTAACTCTTTATCAAATGCTGTTCCACTATTTAAACCAAGTTTTGCTTTTTCAATCATAAATTTCTCTAATTCTGTACTACTCAGATTTAAAGCTCTACAATCTAACCACATTAAATATGTTGCATCAGGAGCATAAGTTTTAATTTTTGGAATATTTTTCTTACAATATTCAACTACAAAATCAAAGTTACTGCTAATATAAGGTAACAATTGATTTAACCACTCCTCTCCTTCGTTGTAAGCTACTTCCATAGCAATAGATGAAAAAGAGTTATTACGATGAATATCTTTTGAGAACCACCATTTGTCAAACTCATCTTTCAACTTATTATTTGGAAAAACAATAGTGCAAGCTTGTAGTCCTGCTAAATTAAATGTTTTTGTTGCTGAAAAACAAGTTACCACTGTTTTTTTAGCTAAATCACTCACTGTTGCTGTTGGAATAAATTTCTTGTTATGAAAAATTAGATCCGAATGTATCTCATCACTTATTAATAAAACATCATTCTCTGCACAAAGATTTACAATCTTTTCAATCTCCTCTTTTTTCCATACTATACCTAATGGATTGTGGGGATTACAAAATAAAAACATAGATACTTTTTTTATCTTATTTTCAAAATCCTCCCAATCAACAGACCATTTCCCATCTTTTTCTACAAGACGATTTATTAATACACGATTACCTGAATTTTCAACTATTTCATAAAATTCTCCATAAATTGGTGGTTGAATTAAAATGCTACTTCCACTTTTACACCAAATTTCAGCCATCACTGTCATAGCAGGAACCACTCCCACAGAAAATGAGCATAATGATTTATTAATTTCCCATCCATTTCTTCGCTTTTGCCAATCACATCCAGCTTTAAAATAGCTATCTGGTCTTGAAACATACCCAAATATCCCTTCTTCAGCTTTAGTTTTTAAAGCATCTATAATTGGTTGAGCAGTTTTAAAATCCATATCTGCTATCCAAAGTGGTATTAAATCATCTGTTCCAAATTTTTTTATTCGTTCATCATATTTTGCACATCTAGTATTTGCTCTAGAAATTACTTCATCAAAATTATATTTCATCTTCTAGTTTTCAACTCCTTTTGTAGTTTGTGACCAGATATTAACATAAAATAATATAGTTGTAAAATTGAATATATCGATATATAATATAGAAAAAAATTGTATTTTAGAACACCAATTACAATTGTACGGAGTTAATATGAATAATACTGATGTAATAGCTTTTTCAGAAGTTGTTAAACAAGGAAGTTTTTCTAAAGCTGCAGAAAAACTTTTTATTACTCAATCTGCTTTAAGTTCAAAAATTAAAAATCTTGAAGAGGAACTTGATTGTAAACTTTTTTATAGAAAAAAAGGTGTAAGATATGTTGAACTTACCAAAGCTGGAAAAGATTTCTTAAATTTAATTGATCGATGGAATAAGCTTTGGTTTGAGATGTCTAATATTAAATCTACAGTGTCTGATATTTCTTTTGTAGTTTCTGCATTGAATAGCATTAGCACTTCTCTTCTTCCACAAGTTTTTCTAAATTTTTTAGAAAGAAATAGTAAAGTTTTTTTAAAAACAGAGGATTTATCTAGTTATGCCTCTTACGATGCCATTGAAAATAGAACTGTCGATTTTGCTATTGTAGTTGATCAAAGATACTCTTTAAATGTTTCTTGTAATCCATTATTCTCAGAAAAAATGGTAATAATCTCTGGAAATAACTCTAATTTTTCTGATAATATTGATTTATCAGAACTAAATCCTTCTAAATTTATCTATTGTCCTTGGTTTTTAGAATTTGAACAATGGTGCCAAATTTATTTTGGAAAAAACTTCAAACCTTATATTCAAATTCAAATAGTACACCAAATAGATTTTATGCTCACAAATAAAGATTGTTGGTGTATTGTACCAAATACCGTTGCTCAAATGCTTGCAAAAAAATCAAATATAAAAATTCATGAAATAAACTTTAGTATTCCCAAAAGAAAAATATTTTATTTACATACTGTTGAGAATAGACATGAAAATTATCTCATTTCTGAATTAATTTATTGTCTAAAGCAAGAGCTTATTGAGTTGGAAAAAAATAAAGTTTTAAAGTGCGATTTTCAATATATTGAAAATGATTTTGGATTGATATAAAAAATTAAAAAAGTTAGGTGAATTATGGAAAACGATAAGTTAAAAAAGATTTGTATTATCACTGGAGGAGCTGGTGGCATTGGTTACCATCTTTCAGAAGGATTTTTAAAAAAAGGATATAAAGTAATTGTTTTAGATATTAATAAACACAAAGAGCTATCAAAAGGTATCGACTTTCTTAAAGTGGATTTAAGATTTGAAGATGATATAAAACATGCTTTTTCTCAAATTATTGAAAAATATGGAACTGCTCACATACTCATAAATAATGGAGCTATTTCAAATTTTAGTAAAAGTATCGAAGATATCTCTATCAATGAATTTGATGATGTTATAAATGTCAATCTTCGTGGAAGTTTTATTTGTTGTAAAGAGTTTATAAAAGTAAATAAAGGACAAAACTATGGCCGGATAATAAATATATCCTCTACTCGATGGAATCAAAATGAAGCCAACTGGGAAGCTTATGGTGCTTCAAAAGGTGGATTAATCTCTATGAGTAACACTCTTGCTATCTCTCTTTCTAGAACACCTATTACTGTTAACGCAATAAGTCCTGGATGGATACAAGTAGATAATTATGATGATTTAACAGAAGCCGATCACTCTCAACATCCTTCAGGCAGAGTGGGTATTCCTCGAGATATCCTTAATGCTTGTTTATTTTTAGCTAATCCTGAAAATGATTTTATTAATGCTACAAATTTAGTCATTGATGGTGGCATAACTAAAAAAATGATTTATGAATAGTAAATAATTTATAAATAAAAAAGTAGAGGGCAACCATCACAAATCCCTCTACTT of the Cetobacterium sp. NK01 genome contains:
- a CDS encoding MalY/PatB family protein, with the translated sequence MKYNFDEVISRANTRCAKYDERIKKFGTDDLIPLWIADMDFKTAQPIIDALKTKAEEGIFGYVSRPDSYFKAGCDWQKRRNGWEINKSLCSFSVGVVPAMTVMAEIWCKSGSSILIQPPIYGEFYEIVENSGNRVLINRLVEKDGKWSVDWEDFENKIKKVSMFLFCNPHNPLGIVWKKEEIEKIVNLCAENDVLLISDEIHSDLIFHNKKFIPTATVSDLAKKTVVTCFSATKTFNLAGLQACTIVFPNNKLKDEFDKWWFSKDIHRNNSFSSIAMEVAYNEGEEWLNQLLPYISSNFDFVVEYCKKNIPKIKTYAPDATYLMWLDCRALNLSSTELEKFMIEKAKLGLNSGTAFDKELNGFMRLNVACPKSVLKQALEQLKKAVDKL
- a CDS encoding LysR family transcriptional regulator, which translates into the protein MNNTDVIAFSEVVKQGSFSKAAEKLFITQSALSSKIKNLEEELDCKLFYRKKGVRYVELTKAGKDFLNLIDRWNKLWFEMSNIKSTVSDISFVVSALNSISTSLLPQVFLNFLERNSKVFLKTEDLSSYASYDAIENRTVDFAIVVDQRYSLNVSCNPLFSEKMVIISGNNSNFSDNIDLSELNPSKFIYCPWFLEFEQWCQIYFGKNFKPYIQIQIVHQIDFMLTNKDCWCIVPNTVAQMLAKKSNIKIHEINFSIPKRKIFYLHTVENRHENYLISELIYCLKQELIELEKNKVLKCDFQYIENDFGLI
- a CDS encoding SDR family NAD(P)-dependent oxidoreductase; translated protein: MENDKLKKICIITGGAGGIGYHLSEGFLKKGYKVIVLDINKHKELSKGIDFLKVDLRFEDDIKHAFSQIIEKYGTAHILINNGAISNFSKSIEDISINEFDDVINVNLRGSFICCKEFIKVNKGQNYGRIINISSTRWNQNEANWEAYGASKGGLISMSNTLAISLSRTPITVNAISPGWIQVDNYDDLTEADHSQHPSGRVGIPRDILNACLFLANPENDFINATNLVIDGGITKKMIYE